TTTCGTGACCTTCGCGATCGAGCGGGCGCGTCCGCGGGCGCGGAGGCGCACACCCTGGACCGCCTCTGGGAGCTCGCCTCGGCGCCGCTCAGCCCCGCCCAGCGCGTCGCGGTCGAGCGGTGCGTGGGCCTCACCAACCCACGAGGCCACACGACCGAGACCCAGGCCGAGATCGCCGCCAACCTCGGCAAGACGCAGCCGCAGGTGAGCCACGAGCTCACGCAGGGGATCGAGCGGCTGGACCTTGGCGTGCTCGCGCGCGTGTCGAGCGTGCTCGAGGATTTGCTCGACGGCTTCGGGGGCCTCGTGCGGCTCGGCGAGCTCGGGGAGCGCCTCGAGGGCGAGTGGCCCGCGGGCGTGGTGACCGGCGCCGGGCTCGCGCGCCTCCTCGTGCGCGTGTCCTCGGGGCGCGCACACCTCTTCGAGGTGGACGGCGTGGCCGAGCCGGTGGTCGCGCGGCCCCTCTTCGACCGCGACACCCTCCGGGCCTTCACCGGCGAGGTGCTGCGCATCGCCGGCCAGTGGCCCCCCACGGAGCCGGACGCCGCGCGGCGATCCCTCCTGGGTATTCTCCCCCATTTCGACGGTGATCCGCTCTCGCTCGGAGTGCGCCTCTGCGAGGACGTGGACCTCGCCGAGACCGGGCACCTCTTCGTGGGCCCGCTCGACCCTCACCAGAGCCTCGCGTTCGTGCTCGATCAGGCGCGCGATCCGCTCGATCTCGAGGAGCTCGAGCTCCGGGTGCGGCGCACCTTCGGGCCGCGCACGCCCTATCCCGAGCCCGATCACCTGCTCGCGCTGCTCCGCGAGCTCGACTGCCGCGTGATAGGCCACCAGGTGATCCCCGGCCACGCGCGCTCGATCGTGGCCAGTCCGCCGCTCGCGCCCGACGCGCCGCTCTCGCCTGCCGCGACCCCCACGGGCAACGGCGTGGCGCGACGCCTCGAGGAAGAGATCCGCGACCGCCTGCGCGACGCCGCGAGCTCGCGCGGGTTTCGTATGCTCGTGGTGCCGCCTGAGCGTTTGGCCGACATCGGGCGCTCGGTGGCGGCGGCGCTGCCGGGCGCGACGTACGTCTCGTTCGAGGACGCCTTCTTCGAGGAGCACGGCGCCGACCTGCCCGCGCTCGAGCGCGCCGAGCGCTTCGTCGGGCAGCGGGAGGCCCTCACCGAGGCGGCGGAGACCACCCTCTTTCGGCTGCTGGAAGAGCACGGGGCGCCGGGCCGCGTGATCGTGCTCGGGGAGACGGCGCTGCTCGGGCTCTGCGAGGCGCTCGACCTGCCTCGGAGGCTCTACGACGAGGCCCTCTCGGGGAGCCACGGCTTCTGGGTGCTCGTGGTCCCCGGGGTGATCCACAACCGCCAGCCGCGGTTCAACGAGGGGGCGGCCATGTGGCACCTCGAGGGGGCCACCCTGGGGCTGGCCACGGGGCTCGCGGCGCCATCATGAGGGAGAATTCACCACGGAGACACGGAGACACGGAGGCGAGAGGGAGGATTTTTTTTCGAGAGAGACCTGCGCGCGGCAAGCGCCACGCGCGCGCCCACCTGTTCTCCCCGTGCCCTGCCCCCTGGTGAATTCTCCTCTGAGGAGCCCGCATGTTGATCGGGGAGGAGCTGACGGGGGTGGTGATCGGGGCGGCGATTGAGGTGCACAAGGCGCTGGGGCCAGGGCTCCTGGAGTCGGCGTATGAGGAATGTCTCTGTTGTGAGCTTGGGTTGCGCGGCGTGGCGCTCGCACGCCAGGTCGAGCTGCCCATCTCGTACAAGGGGGCTTCCCTGACGTGCGGGTATCGAATGGACCTGGTCGTCGCCGACACACTTGTTGTGGAGCTCAAGGCTGTAGAACGGGTGCTCCCGCTCCACGAAGCCCAGCTCCTAACCTACCTCCGCCTCAGCCAAAAGCGCGTCGGGCTGCTCATCAACTTCAACGTCCCCACCCTCAAGCAGGGAATTCATCGAAAAGTCCTCTAACCCGCCTTCTCGAACAAAAACGCTCTCCCTCCCTCTCGCCTCCGTGCCTCCGTGTCTCCGTGGTGAATTCTCCTTCTTCAATACCCCTATGAAACCAGCCGATCGCACCCGCCTCACCTCCGCCCTCCGCGACCACGTGGCCAAGCTGGCCGCCGATCTGCGCACCAAGATGCGCGCGGCCGGTACACGCGTGAGCGCGCGCGCGCCGAGCGCCTCCACGCCGACGAGCAGGTGGCCGAGGACTTCGAGGTGTGGACCGATCTCCTGTCACGCCGCGCCGCGGTGCTGTGGGTGCTGAAATCGGTGTACGTGCGCGTCCTGGAAGACCGCGGCTTGCTGGCGCCCGGGCGCCTCTTGGACCCCGAGTCGCAGCAGCTCTTCGAGCGCCTCGCGCCGAACCTCGGGGAGACCGCGTTCCTGCGCTGGATCTACCGCGATCTCGCGAGCAAAGAGGGCGGCCTGCCCGAGCTCTTCAGCCCTCAAGCCGCCGAGGTGGCGTTGCCTTCGGACGAGCTGTCGCGGGGGCTGATTGCCTTTTGGCGCCACCGCGACGCCGACAGCGGGGCCACCTGGAGCTTTGCCCACGAGACCTTCGAGGGGGAGCTCATGGGGGACCTCTACCAAGAGCTGGACCCTGTGGTGAAGGACCGGTTCGCGCTGTGCCAGACACCCGACTTCGTGCGCGGGTTTATTTTGGACAGGACCCTCACGCCCGCCATCGAGACCTTCGGGGCTGGGGTGGTGCGGGTGCTCGATCCGGCCTGTGGATCGGGGCACTTCTTGATTGATGCCTTGAAGCGGCTTGTTAGTGAAGAGAGGAGAATTCACCACGGAGGCACGGAGGCACGGAGGGAAGAAGAGAGTTTTTTTGTTCGAGAGAGCGCGTCTCCCTCTCAACCCCCAAATCTCCCTCTCGCCTCCGTGCCTCCGTGCCTCCGTGGTGAATCTCCCTCTCGTCTCGTGCAGGGCTGCCTCGACCGCATCGTAGGCATCGACCTGAACGACTACGCGTGTGGCCTGGCCCGCGCGCGCCTCATCATGACCGCCGCCGACCTCGCCGGGGTGACCACCCTCGCCGAGGCCGCGCAGTTCCACCCGCACGTGTATTGGGCCGACGGGCTCGAGCAGATCGAACGCGACGAGGTGAAACCTTCGGTGCAGTTCGGGCTCTTCGAGGGCGTCCCCGCCGAAGAGAAGCCGCGCGCCGCCCTCACGCGGTCGGACGTGCGCGCCGAGCTGAAGAAGGTGTTCGCGAAGCGGTTCCACGCGGTCGTGGCGAACCCGCCGTACATCGTCGAAAGCGACGAGGCGAGGAAGGACTACCACCGCGAGAAGCTCGGCAAGGCCCAGCGGTACGTGTCGGCCTATCGACAGTATTCGCTGGGCTCGCCCTTCACCGAGCGGTGCTTCCAGCTCGCCGAGAAAGACGGCTACGTCGGGCTCATCACGAGCAACAACTTCATGAAGCGCGAGTTCGGGAAGCCGCTCATCGAGAAGATCCTCGCCGGCGTCGACCTCACGCTGGTGGTGGACACGTCACAAGCGTACATCCCCTTCCACGGCACCCCCACGGTGCTCCTCTTCGGCCGAAACCGCAGGCCCACGAGCGACACCGTGCGCGCGGTCATGGGGAAACGCGGGGAGAGCGGCACCCCGGAAGACCCGGCGAAGGGGCGGGTGTGGGCCAGTATCGTCGACGGGTGGGACACGGTGGGGTTCGAGACCGAGTACGCGAGCGTGGCGGATCTGCCCAGGGAGACGCTGGGGAAACACCCTTGGAGCCTGGGCGGGGGTGGGGCGGCGGAGCTGAAGGAACGCATCTCCACCCACGCCCGTGAACGGCTGTCCGACGTGTCGACCGAAATTGGACGGACGACGCATACAGGACTCGATGAGGTGTTTCTCCTGCCCTCGGCGTACGCACGCCGCATATGCGGCGACCGACACTGGGCCGCCCCTGGGCACGGGTGACGTCGTTCGAGACTGGAGCATCGACACGGTCGAAGGCTGTCTCCTTCCTTACGACACGAGCCTCGAGCCGCGTGAGCCCGAACACGACGCCGAGCGCGCCCACTTTGAACGATACCGAACTCCGCTAAAGGCTCGCCTCGACTACGGAGAGACAATAGAGCAACGGGGCAAGAAGTGGTTCGAGCACTCCATGTTCTTCGCGAACCGCTTCCGAACCCCCCTCTCCATCGCCTTCGCCTTCGTGGCGACCCACAACCACTTCGTGCTCGACCGGGGCGGCAAGGTGTTCAAGCAAAGCGCGCCGGTCATCAAGCTTCCGGCCGGGGCCACCGAGGAAGACCACCTCGCCCTCCTGGGCCTCCTGAACTCGTCCACCGCGTGCTTCTGGATGAAACAGGTGTTTCACTGCAAGGGTAGTCAGGGCGTCAACGAGGGGATGAAGAGCTCGCTGTGGGAGCAGTTCTTCCAGCACGACTCCACGAAGATGAAGCTCTTTCCCGTCGTGAAGGAGGCCGCGCGGGTCGTGCCCTATACCGCGCAGCTCGACGCCTTGGCGCGCGCCCGCTCGGAGGGTGGGGTGAGCGCCGTCTTGCGAAACCGCGAGTCGTGGGAGTCTGCCCCTCAGCTCCGCGCCGGGCTCGACGCACGTCGCACGCGCGATGACGCCGACTTCCAGCACATGGTCGCGCTCCAAGAAGAGCTCGACTGGCTCTGCTATTCGCTCTACGGCCTCGACGAGGCGAGCGACGTCGTACCACCCGATCAAGTCGAGCCGCTCTCTCCGACGTGGCTCCCGTGGTGTCTCGACTTTGCCGCACGGGACGCCGCCAATCGCGCCACGATCGCGCGAGGCGAGGAGTCCAGCGAGTCGCCCTCGGTGTGGTTCGAGCGGCACCGGTGGGAGCCCGCCACTGAAGCCCCCAAGACGCTCTCCGCCAGCACTCGCGCCCGCATCGAGGCTCGGCGCGCGCGGACGCGCGCCAACCCCGCGCTCACGCTCATCGAGGCGGCCAACTTCAAGCGTCGCTGGTACAAACCCGACTACGAGACCGAGGAGCGCGAGGCCCTCGAGCTCTGGCTGGCCGACCAAGTGGAGACCGTGGTGAAGGACCGCGGGCGGCCGGTCACCCTCGAGCAGGCCTCCGCGGCGCTGCAAGACGACGCGCGGGTGCTCGCGGTGTGCGAGGTGCTCACGGGGCGACGGGACTTCAGCCTCACGCAGCTCGTGGCCGAGGCGCTCCAGGGCGACATGGTGCCCAATCACAGGTTCCACGTCTACAAGCCCGCGGGCCTCGTGAAGCGTGAGGCGTGGGAGCGCACGTGGGACGACCAGCGCCGCGAGGACGCGGGCGAGAAGGTGACTCCCGAGGTGCCGCCGGCGTACGGGAGTGGGGACTTCGTGCGCACCGAATATTGGCAACTACGCGGCAAGCTCGACGTGCCCAAGGAGCGCTTCGTGGCCTTCACGGAGGTGCCGGGCCGCTCGGGGGCCGAGACGCTCTATGGGTGGGCGGGGTGGACGCCGCTTCAGCGGGTGAAGGCGATGCTCGCGATGGACGAGGAGCTCGAGGACGCGGGGGTCTCGCTGGCGGACCGCGCGGGTCTCTTGGACAGCGCGTGGCGCCTCTTGCCCGACGTGGCGCGGCAGGACGCGGCGGCGGCCACGAGGCTCCGCGCGGAGCTCTCGGCGTTGGTGGGCCCCGGGGGCCCGAGCCGCGAGGTGCTGGAGGCGTGGAGGTCGAAGTTCCCGGCTCCGGGGCGCGGCAAGGGGGCGAAGCCGAAGAAGGCCGCGAAGCCCGAGGGGGACGATGAGTGAGAATTCACCACGGAGGCACGGAGACACGGAGCCGAGAGGGAGCGAGGCTTTGTTCGAGAGGGGTCGCGCGTCACGCGCGTCTCGAACCCGAAATCTCCTTCTCGCCTCCGTGCCTCCGTGCCTCCGTGGTGAATCTTTCCGAGGAGGGCGACGATGTGCTCACCAACCGCAGATCTCGGTGCAGCCGAGCTGGTACTCTCTGAGGAGCGCGATGAAATTTACCAAGGGCGACCTTCTGCGGGCGGACACCGAAGCGATCGTCAACGCGGTCAACTGTGTGGGCGCCATGGGGCGGGGTATCGCTGCGCAGTTCAAGCAAGCGTACCCCGAGAACTTCAAGGCCTACGAGACGGCCTGCAAGCGGAAGGAGGTCGTGCCAGGCAAGATGTTCATCTTCGAGACCGGGCAGCTCACGAACCCGCGCTTCATCGTGAACTTCCCGACGAAGCGGCACTGGCGCGGCGACAGCCGAATCGAAGACATCGAGGCGGGGCTCGTCGCCCTCGTCGCGGAGGTGAAGGGGCGTGGCATCCGGTCCATCGCGATCCCCCCGCTCGGGTGCGGTCTCGGCGGTCTCGCCTGGACGGACGTGCGTCCCCTGATCGAGCAAGCATTGGCGGCGTTGCCCGACCTCCGCGCGCTCGTGTTCGAGCCCAACGACGCCGGGCCCTCCGACAAGCCGGCCAAATCGCTGGCAGGAGGAGAGGCATGACCACCACCCAGCCTTCGAGCTCCCCGGCGCCTAGGGCGACCTCCCAGGGCTCGGTGAACCACCGGACCTACGTGCGGGCGTCGAGCACGTTCATGTGCGATCGCCTGCCGTGGCTTCCCACCCCACATCGACCGCCGCGAGCACGTCGTCCTCGTGGAGCAAGGTCCTCATGCTGATATCCTTCGAATTCGAGCAGTACCGCTCCTTCCTCTCGCCAGCTCGCGTCCCGCTGGGGCGCAAGCTCACGCTGCTCTACGGCTACAACAACGTCGGCAAGAGCGCTCTGTTGCGTGGGCTCGTGCTGATGGCGGCATCGTGCAATCTCCGCTCGGCGACGGAGGGTGAACCGCTGGCGCTCGTGCACGCGGCCGCTCGCGGCGCTCGCTTCCAAGACTTGGTCTCGCGCACGGCGGCCGCGAAACGGATGCGCGTCGGGCTCGCCTGGGCGGACGCCGACGTTCAATTCACCCTCCTCGACGTGTTCAAGGCAAGCGACGCCGTAGGCACGCCGATCGTCGAGAAGATCGTAAGCGAAGCGTTCGGCCTCGACGCCGAATGGCAGCCGAACGAGGCGCTCGCTCCGACCTACGACGGCCAGAAGGGCCCCGAAGACATTCGATTCACCGGGCTTCTCCCGGAGGGAGCGTCGTATGCGGGCCTGCGCGCGCGGCTCGAGGCTTTCGGGACCTCGGTCCGATGGCTTCCGACCCGTGGAGCGCCGAAGCCGCGATACGTGGCGGATGGCACGCAGTATGCGCCGGAGAGCCCGATTCCCCATCTGGAGCGCCTCGGACAGGACCACGAAGTGTACAAGGACGTCCAGAGCGCCCTCGACCGCATCGCGGGTGTCGAGCTGATGACGGCTCGCGATGCGCAAGGTGCCTACGCGGAAGTCGCGCCCAGGGGACTTCCCGGGCGAAGCGTGCCGCTCTCGTCGGTTGGCGAGGGGATTGTTCAGGTCCTGCCCGTGGTCACGCTCGCTGCCATGGCGCGTCGCGGTCAGCTAGGCAAGGCGCCGGTCGTGGCGATCGAGCAGCCCGAGTTGCACCTTCATCCCGCCGCGGAGCTCGCCCTCGTCGACGTTCTCCTCGAGGCTTGCGAAGGAGATGCGCGATTCGTCCTGGAGACCCACTCGGAGACATTGCTCTTGGGGCTCCAGCTCGCCGTCGCCCAGAGGAAGCTCGCTCCGGTGGACGTGAGTGTGTGCTTGGTGGAGAGCGACGCGGGGCTCTCGACGGTGCGAGAAATTCCCCTGCGCCCGGATGGCTCGCGCCAGGGCTGGCCGCCTGGGGTCTTCTCGGAGCACCTCGAGCAGGCCCGGAAGATCCTGGAGGCTCGGGAGGGCCTCGAAAGATGAGGATCGTGGTCGACGGGTCTGTCTTCGAGTCCGAGCCCGCCTGGTGTCTTCCCCTGTTGTGGTTCGCGCGCGTCCACCGGCACCGCGTCTTGATCGGATCGAGCGCACAGCCGGCCTTTCGCAAGTGGAGGGAGGCGCTCGCGCCTGAATCCCACGCTGCCGCAGTGGACCACGCCGTCGAATGGTCCATGTTGGAGGAGGCGAGCAATCGCGCGTACTTCGGCGTGACCGTCAGCACGGAGCCTACGGGCGGCCGAGCCATCTCACCGATCGCGGCGTGGAACCTTCTGCAGCGTCCCTATCGCTTACTTCTCGAGGACGGAGTCAACGACCGAGAGTTCTTGCTGCGAATGTGTCCCAAGCCGGAGCGCGACTTCCTGCGGGAGCGTATGGCGAAGGAGTGGCTGGAGCCCGACCACGGGGGCGGCATCTCGAGCATGCCGCGGCGGGTGGAAGAGCTCTTCCTCCGGGGCGAACCGCTGCTCGCGTCGTGCCTCTTCGACAGCGACGCGGGGGCCCCCGCGTCGCCCAGCAAGGCGTCAAGGAAGCTCGAGGAAGTCTGTAGGGATGCAGGGATGCACCGTCACCAGCTTGCTCGCCGTGCGATCGAAAACTACCTCCCTCGCTCGGTGCTCGAGGGGTGGGCCGGCATGGGGCAGAACCGCACGATCCGAAGGCAGCGGAGGGCCAGCGTCCAGGCGCTCTACACATTGAGCGTCACCCAGCGGCATCACGAGAACTTGAAGGAGGCGCTGGGTGACGCGAAGGTTGGCCACCTTTTCGGTGACGACACGGCCATGAACGACGCCGACCTCCAGCGTGAGGGAGGGCCTGCCGAGCTGCTGCCTTTCGTTCGCGAGCTCGTGGAGCGGGTACGGTGACGGTGAAAGAACGCCATGGACAACGAAGCTAGCTTCCTCAAGGACCCCACCGTCGTCTTCATGACGTCGCTGCTCGCCGACGTGCGGCGCGGAGCGATTCAGCTGCCGCGGTTCCAGCGCCGCAGCGTGTGGTCGGTTGAGCAGAGACTGAACCTGCTCGACAGCGTGTATCGAGGCATTCCCATTGGAGCGATCATGCTCTGGCGAACGAGCGCTCGTGTCGCCTCCCGCGAGAGGATCGGGCCCCACGTCGTGCAAAGCGGGTCGGAGGCAGGACCGCACCAATACATCCTCGACGGGGGCCAGCGCATCGCGACCCTCCTCGGCGCGCTGTACGCTGAGCCCCCGGCGTCGCCCGGCGTTGTCGAGGGACCGGTCGATCCCGACGACACTTTCGAGTTCTACTATGACCTCAAGGAACAGTGCTTCGTCACGCGCGGACCGGAAGAGCTGGCGCCCGATCATTGGCTGCCGCTTCCGGAGGCCCTGCAGACGGTCACGCTGCTCCGATTTCAGCGGAAGCTGCAGGGTCCGGACGCCGACGAGTGGGTGATGCGCGCCGACACCGTCGCGACGCGGTTCCGTGCCTACAAGGTCCCGATCATCTTGCTGGGCTCGGATGACATCGAGCTGGCCACGACCACCTTCAAACGGGTGAACAGCACGGGCACCCCGATGAGCGACATGGACATGGTCGCCGCGCTCACGTGGAGCCCGACGTTCGACCTGGAGTTGCTGCTCGCAGAGCAGCGGGAACTGGTCCTGGTCGAGGCGGGCTGGGAGTCGCTGGAGGACGAGACATGGCTCCGCTGTATCAAGGCTACGCTCGGGCTCGACCTCTACGCTCGCGCGGACGAGGTACGGATCGCGCTCCAGAAGGACGCAGCCGCCGTTCATAGGAGCGCGGAGAGCCTCGGAAGCGTCTCCGCATTTCTGCGCGAGACGTGCCACGTGGAGCGACCTGCGCTCGTACCTTACGCCCACCAGATCCCGCTGCTCGTGCAGCTGTTCTCCGTGCACCCGAAGCCGACCCCGGAGATGCAGACGAAGATCGCGGCTTGGTTTTGGCTAACGACCTACGCGGGACTCTTCGCCGGCATCAGCGGTTACGGGCTGTCTCGGGCGCAGTCCGACCTCGAGCGGCTCGCGCGAGAGGGAATCCTTCTCTGGCCCGGGCGTCGTCCGTTCAAGCGGGAGCCGCTCCCGAGGCGGTTCGACTTCCGGCACGCGCGAGCGCGCGCGCTGTCGGTCCAGCTCGCGAGCCGCCACAAGGAGGGCCCGCTCGACCTGGCGAGGTTCGGGGCGGACGCGATGGTACAGCTCGTCACGAGGGGGCCCGACAAAGAGAGCCCGGGACACCGGTTCTGCTTCCCCGGGGGCGGCCGAGGGGCGCCCATCGAGCTCGCTGAGATGCTCCCATCATCGTCGGAGCGCCTCCACCATTTGGTCTCCGACGCCGCTTGGCAGGCCTATCAAGACAAGGACATGGAGACCTTCGTGCGCCTCCGCACCGCAGACTTGAACGCGATGGAGGAGGAGCTCGTCAGCCATTCGGCTATCGAGCTCGACGCCGCGCGATGACTCCCGCGAGCCCCCCCGTGCCCGTGAGCGCGGTCCGCACGGTCGCCCTTGCCTCTGGCTGCAGCGGCGCCCGCGGAGCCGAGACCGTCCCAGACCGAGCCAACAGACCCACGCATGGTGTCCAGCACGATCACGCGCGGTCGCCTGGCGCTTCCCACGCCATGTCGACCGGCGCAAGGAGGTCCTCCTCGCGGAGCAAGCTGCCGCGGAGCGAGGAGCTCGCCTCTCGCGGGAGCGGGACCACACGGGCCACTGGACGACCGCGCTTGGTGATCACGAAGGAGCGACGGCTCGCCTTCGCCTTCATGGTCATGAAGGTATCGCTCGTGACCACATCGTGCAACCCGGCCACGACCGGCATCGAGAGCTCACCACGGAGGCACGGAGACACGGAGCCGAGAGGGAGCGAGTCTTCGCGAACGCCCGCGCGTCTCGCACTCTCGAACCCAAAATCTCCCTCTCCCCTCCGTGCCTCCGTGTCTCCGTGGTGAACTCTCTTCTTTCAAGGTAACGAGCCCATGACGACCATCACTGAAGCCTTCGATCTCCCCCGCGCCGAGGACATCCGCGCCATGGGCTTCGTCGTGAAGCTCCGCGAGTCCGATCCCGACGGCGACGAGGTGAAGAAGCTCGTCTCGGACTACGTGGTCACCCCGGCGGTCGCGCGGGAGCTGCCCGGCATCCTCGACGCCATGAAGCAGGTGTTCGACCGCGGCGAGGAGTACGGCCGCTTCATCCACGGCAGCTTCGGCAGCGGCAAGTCGCACTTCATGACCATGCTGTCGCTCCTGCTCGAGGGCGCGCAGCCCGCGTGGGCGAAGCTCGGCCCGCTCTTCGGCGAGCACCGCGAGGCCCAGACGAAGAGGGGGCACGACGCCGCCGACCACAAGGCCTGGCTCGAAAAGGCCGGGCTCCTCGTCGTGCGCATTCATATGCTCTCGATCCGCGGCAAGACCACCGGCTTCGACCGCGCGGTCTACGACGGCTTCAACGCCGCGCTGAAGCGCCGCGGCAAGGCGCCCTTCGAGTTCCTCGACGTGGACGGCCTCTTCGAGGAGGTGCGGAGGGAGGCGAAGGAGTACGGCGACGTCGTCTGGAAGCGCCTCGAGGCGGAGGGCATCGTCGGCGGCGCGAGTGACTTCGAGGGCATCGCCAAGGGGTCGGTGCAGGCCCGCGAGCGCTTCGCGCGCGCGTGGCTCACCTACAAGGGGCGCGACCTCTCGAGCGCGGGCGTCGACCCACGGTGGAGCGAGGGGCTCCGCCGCATGGCCGAGCACGCCAAGGCGCAGGGCTTCGGCGGCCTCGTCCTCATGGTCGACGAGTTCCTGCTCTGGCTCGCCGAGAAGTCGGGCCAGGAGTTCGTGCGCGAGATCCACGATCTGAGCCTCATCGTCGACCACGACGGCGGGCAGCGCCCCCTGCCCATCTTCGTGTTCGTCGCGCGCCAGCGGAACCTTCAGGAGTTTTACCCGGACCTCGTCGACGAGACGAAGATCCACGAGCACATCGACCACCAGCTGAAGCGCTTCGAGACCACGAAGCTGCAGGACGTGGAGCTGCGCCACATCGTGCGCGGGCGCGTGCTCCGCGCGAAGGACCCCGCCGCCGTGCGGCTCGCGATCGCCTCGCTGGCCGAGCGGCACCAGAAGGTGCTCCCGGCGCTGCTCGCGGGGGGCGATCTCGACTACCTCCACGACGTCTACCCGTTCCACCCCGCGCTCATCGAGATGCTCGTGGACGTGACGTCGCTCATGCAGCGCGAGCGCTCCGCGCTGCGCCTGCTCTACGAGCTGCTCGTACTCCACTATCCGAGCTTGCCGCTCGGCGAGTTTCTCCCCGTGGGCTCGGCCTTCGCGGCCATCTTCCCCGAGTCCGGGGTCGAGGCGAGCAAGAAGATCGAGCAGATGCAGGACATCCACCACCAGCACTACGCGCGCCTCGCGCCCACCATGGTGCGCATGGCCGAGGAGCCAGGCTCGGAGCTTGGCCCCGAGCGCCTCCGCGCGCTCGACCAGATCGTCAAGACCGTGCTGCTCGCCGAGGTGTCTCCGCGCCTCAAGCAGGGCGGCCTCACCATCGAGCGGCTCGTGCAGCTCAACTCGGCCGACGTAGACGGCGAGACCTTCCGCGGGCAGGTGCGCGTAGCCGAGACGGATTTGCTCGCGCTGGCACAACGCGTCCCCGATCTCCAGATCGCGGGCAGCGGGAAGATCGCGACCGTGCGCTACGTGCTCGGCCGCGTGAGCCTCGGGGAGGTGCTCACCCGCGCCCGGTCGAAGTGCGACAACACCTCCGAGCGGTTCAAGGTCTTCATGGCCGCGCTGAAGCGCGCGCTCGGCATCGCCGCCGCCAAGGGCTTCGAAGAGGGCGGCCCGAACCAGGGCGACTGGGACCTGACCTGGCGCCGCACGAGGCGGCGCGGACAGCTCAAAATTGGCAACGTGCGCGAGATGTCGCAGGACGACTTCGAGCCGCCCGACGGCGCCTTCAAGGTGCTCGTGGACTACCCCTGGGACGTGGACGGCCACACGGTCGACGAGGACCGCATGCGCGCCACGAACGCGCGCAGGAAGAAGGGCACGCTCCACACCGTGTGCTGGCTCCCGCGGCACATGACGCCCTCCGAGCTGAACGTGCTCACCGAGCTCGCGGCGGTGCGCTACCTGCTCTCCGAGGTCGGCCAAGAAGAGCTCACGGGCACGCTTGGGCCGCAGGACCGCCAGAAGCTCCTCGAGCAGGCGGGCATCCGCGAGCGATCCCTTGTTTCGCAGCTCGACGAGCTCCTGGTGGAGGTCTACATCCGCCACGGCGAGCTCTACGCGCTCATCTCGGACGTGGACTCGAGCCGCCCTCGCGAGACCCTCGCCGAGAACCTCGAGCACATCACGACGGTGCTCATGGACCGCCGGTACCCCCAGCACCCGACCTTCTTGGCCGAGCCCAAGAAGCAAGACCTCGAGACGCTGCTCGAGTGGATGGTGCAGGCCGGCGAGACGAACGTCTCGGTCGGGTTCGACGAGGCCACGCTGAAGGCGCTGAAGAACCTCGGGCAGCCGCTCGACCTCGTGAACCTCGGGCAGACCAAGGCCTCGCTGCGCCTCGACTCCCGGTACTTGAAGGACGTGCTCCAGAAGGCCGATCACGACTCGTTCGCCTGGACACCCGTGGCCGAGCACCTCCGCGAGACCTACGGGCTCCAGCCGCTCGTCGTGGACCTCTTCCTGTGCTTCCTCTGCAAGCGCGACCACCGCGCGCTCCAGGAGCTCGACGGCGAGCCGATCGACGCGCGGATAGGCATGCCCGCCTCGGCGCGAGTTCGACTCCAGAGAGGCAAGCTCGTCAGCGCCGCGGACTGGGGACGTCTGCGCGATCTCGGCCACCAGCTCTTCGATCTCCCGAGGCCGCCCGCGCATCGCTCGCTCCAGGGACAAGACGCGTTCGCC
This genomic window from Myxococcales bacterium contains:
- a CDS encoding GxxExxY protein, with product MLIGEELTGVVIGAAIEVHKALGPGLLESAYEECLCCELGLRGVALARQVELPISYKGASLTCGYRMDLVVADTLVVELKAVERVLPLHEAQLLTYLRLSQKRVGLLINFNVPTLKQGIHRKVL
- a CDS encoding Eco57I restriction-modification methylase domain-containing protein, translating into MAEDFEVWTDLLSRRAAVLWVLKSVYVRVLEDRGLLAPGRLLDPESQQLFERLAPNLGETAFLRWIYRDLASKEGGLPELFSPQAAEVALPSDELSRGLIAFWRHRDADSGATWSFAHETFEGELMGDLYQELDPVVKDRFALCQTPDFVRGFILDRTLTPAIETFGAGVVRVLDPACGSGHFLIDALKRLVSEERRIHHGGTEARREEESFFVRESASPSQPPNLPLASVPPCLRGESPSRLVQGCLDRIVGIDLNDYACGLARARLIMTAADLAGVTTLAEAAQFHPHVYWADGLEQIERDEVKPSVQFGLFEGVPAEEKPRAALTRSDVRAELKKVFAKRFHAVVANPPYIVESDEARKDYHREKLGKAQRYVSAYRQYSLGSPFTERCFQLAEKDGYVGLITSNNFMKREFGKPLIEKILAGVDLTLVVDTSQAYIPFHGTPTVLLFGRNRRPTSDTVRAVMGKRGESGTPEDPAKGRVWASIVDGWDTVGFETEYASVADLPRETLGKHPWSLGGGGAAELKERISTHARERLSDVSTEIGRTTHTGLDEVFLLPSAYARRICGDRHWAAPGHG
- the pglX gene encoding BREX-2 system adenine-specific DNA-methyltransferase PglX, which produces MRCFSCPRRTHAAYAATDTGPPLGTGDVVRDWSIDTVEGCLLPYDTSLEPREPEHDAERAHFERYRTPLKARLDYGETIEQRGKKWFEHSMFFANRFRTPLSIAFAFVATHNHFVLDRGGKVFKQSAPVIKLPAGATEEDHLALLGLLNSSTACFWMKQVFHCKGSQGVNEGMKSSLWEQFFQHDSTKMKLFPVVKEAARVVPYTAQLDALARARSEGGVSAVLRNRESWESAPQLRAGLDARRTRDDADFQHMVALQEELDWLCYSLYGLDEASDVVPPDQVEPLSPTWLPWCLDFAARDAANRATIARGEESSESPSVWFERHRWEPATEAPKTLSASTRARIEARRARTRANPALTLIEAANFKRRWYKPDYETEEREALELWLADQVETVVKDRGRPVTLEQASAALQDDARVLAVCEVLTGRRDFSLTQLVAEALQGDMVPNHRFHVYKPAGLVKREAWERTWDDQRREDAGEKVTPEVPPAYGSGDFVRTEYWQLRGKLDVPKERFVAFTEVPGRSGAETLYGWAGWTPLQRVKAMLAMDEELEDAGVSLADRAGLLDSAWRLLPDVARQDAAAATRLRAELSALVGPGGPSREVLEAWRSKFPAPGRGKGAKPKKAAKPEGDDE
- a CDS encoding macro domain-containing protein — its product is MKFTKGDLLRADTEAIVNAVNCVGAMGRGIAAQFKQAYPENFKAYETACKRKEVVPGKMFIFETGQLTNPRFIVNFPTKRHWRGDSRIEDIEAGLVALVAEVKGRGIRSIAIPPLGCGLGGLAWTDVRPLIEQALAALPDLRALVFEPNDAGPSDKPAKSLAGGEA
- a CDS encoding AAA family ATPase; this translates as MLISFEFEQYRSFLSPARVPLGRKLTLLYGYNNVGKSALLRGLVLMAASCNLRSATEGEPLALVHAAARGARFQDLVSRTAAAKRMRVGLAWADADVQFTLLDVFKASDAVGTPIVEKIVSEAFGLDAEWQPNEALAPTYDGQKGPEDIRFTGLLPEGASYAGLRARLEAFGTSVRWLPTRGAPKPRYVADGTQYAPESPIPHLERLGQDHEVYKDVQSALDRIAGVELMTARDAQGAYAEVAPRGLPGRSVPLSSVGEGIVQVLPVVTLAAMARRGQLGKAPVVAIEQPELHLHPAAELALVDVLLEACEGDARFVLETHSETLLLGLQLAVAQRKLAPVDVSVCLVESDAGLSTVREIPLRPDGSRQGWPPGVFSEHLEQARKILEAREGLER